Proteins from a single region of Bogoriella caseilytica:
- a CDS encoding proteasome assembly chaperone family protein — protein MRDPRDLYTANDGALENGDVPVLVHALRGSLDAGHAGELVARHLLGELPARRVATFVADELIDYRSRRPQLTFEDWRFTDYDEPVIALDRLDDGAGKEFLLLHGLEPDLQWDRFTAAILDLAGQLGVQQAIGVHGIPMAVPHTRPVSVTAHASRDGLIDPQRHLMGRIKVPGNVAGLLELRLGRAGYDALGFAANVPHYLAQNEYPQAAAALVRQIAASAGVALPVEELESAAARTVEEIEEQVARSGEVGAVVRALEQQYDTFMESSAEPGQRNLLTEQTVPGADEIGAELEEFLAGLAHEEPVEPEDPGPHGSMPQGDPREG, from the coding sequence GTGCGCGACCCTCGAGATCTCTACACCGCAAACGACGGCGCCCTGGAGAATGGCGATGTACCCGTGTTGGTGCACGCGCTGCGCGGCTCGCTGGATGCTGGCCACGCCGGAGAGCTGGTGGCCCGCCACCTGCTCGGCGAACTCCCGGCGCGCCGGGTGGCGACCTTCGTGGCCGACGAACTGATCGACTACCGCTCCCGCCGTCCGCAGCTGACCTTCGAAGACTGGCGTTTCACCGACTACGACGAACCGGTGATCGCTCTGGACCGACTTGATGACGGTGCCGGCAAGGAGTTCCTGCTCCTGCATGGCCTCGAGCCCGACCTGCAGTGGGACCGCTTCACAGCCGCGATTCTCGATCTTGCCGGCCAGCTCGGCGTCCAGCAGGCCATCGGCGTGCACGGCATCCCGATGGCCGTGCCGCATACGCGCCCGGTCTCCGTGACGGCGCACGCCTCGCGTGACGGCCTCATTGACCCCCAGCGTCACCTGATGGGCCGGATCAAGGTGCCCGGGAATGTCGCTGGCCTCCTCGAGCTCCGTCTGGGCCGGGCCGGGTACGACGCGCTGGGCTTCGCTGCGAACGTGCCGCACTATCTCGCGCAGAACGAGTACCCCCAGGCCGCCGCGGCTCTCGTGCGCCAGATCGCCGCCTCGGCCGGGGTTGCACTTCCCGTCGAGGAGCTGGAGTCCGCTGCGGCCCGCACGGTGGAGGAGATCGAGGAGCAGGTTGCGCGTTCAGGGGAGGTCGGCGCCGTGGTGCGCGCCCTGGAGCAGCAGTACGACACCTTCATGGAGTCATCCGCCGAGCCCGGTCAGCGCAATCTGCTCACGGAGCAGACAGTGCCCGGAGCCGATGAGATCGGTGCTGAACTCGAGGAGTTCCTCGCCGGGCTCGCCCACGAGGAACCGGTCGAGCCGGAGGATCCCGGGCCGCACGGCAGCATGCCGCAGGGAGATCCCCGCGAGGGCTGA